One segment of Pseudomonadota bacterium DNA contains the following:
- the pgsA gene encoding CDP-diacylglycerol--glycerol-3-phosphate 3-phosphatidyltransferase, translated as MSGILGRSATVTVQAPAVGSSGPWETVAEAKTPVNGYARPRVAVAASQNYPGGRMPHRRLPGHGVLADALNLPNLVTMGRIGMIPFVLLLILEGTRVGNFWAAILYSLAAVTDAVDGWLARRRGMTSILGQFLDPLADKLLVLAVLLVLVQLGRVPAWMTIIIVARELSVTTLRIIAMSEGVVIGALRGGKDKAALQMVAVLTLILHHTYDLDFFAFRVSANLNGVGLAMLLLSVVFAVTSAGEYLRLLSRAVEAKQRRLADKG; from the coding sequence ATGTCGGGTATCCTAGGGCGCAGCGCGACCGTAACCGTTCAGGCCCCGGCAGTCGGGTCTTCAGGCCCCTGGGAAACCGTCGCGGAAGCGAAGACGCCCGTGAACGGCTACGCGCGACCCCGCGTTGCCGTTGCTGCTTCGCAGAATTACCCTGGGGGCCGAATGCCTCATCGCCGCTTGCCAGGGCACGGCGTTCTCGCCGATGCGCTCAATCTGCCCAATCTGGTTACGATGGGGCGAATCGGCATGATCCCGTTCGTACTGCTGTTGATTCTTGAAGGCACTCGCGTGGGGAATTTCTGGGCGGCGATTCTGTACTCGCTGGCAGCGGTGACCGATGCAGTTGACGGGTGGCTGGCCCGTCGTCGTGGAATGACCAGCATCCTTGGCCAGTTCCTCGATCCGCTGGCAGATAAGCTGCTTGTGCTGGCCGTGCTGCTGGTTCTTGTTCAGCTGGGGCGTGTGCCGGCGTGGATGACCATCATCATCGTGGCGCGCGAGCTGTCGGTAACGACACTCAGGATCATAGCGATGAGCGAGGGGGTCGTGATCGGCGCTCTGCGCGGAGGCAAAGACAAGGCCGCCCTGCAGATGGTAGCGGTGCTCACGCTCATTCTCCACCACACGTACGATCTGGATTTCTTCGCGTTCCGCGTTTCAGCGAACCTGAACGGCGTGGGCCTCGCGATGCTCCTGCTCAGCGTAGTCTTCGCGGTCACGAGCGCCGGGGAGTACCTGAGGCTGCTTAGTAGGGCTGTCGAAGCCAAGCAGCGCAGATTGGCAGACAAAGGCTGA
- a CDS encoding flippase-like domain-containing protein, protein MSGPSSLSSLVPGLGRKLVAASLLGGAAFAALSIYSDIEALRGHLASYAIEPLLLALSFVLGNYALRFVRWQYYLRMLRIRIPVGESLLVFVSGFVMSVTPAKIGEVFKSLLLHESRGLAVATTAPIVFAERLTDLLALAILTSLGCVAFQHGWAVAVTAMLMVGILVVSVAYRPLGEGFIRVAGRLPGLRRLAPRLMEAYSALHTMTRPIAVLCATALAFSGWGLECAAMFVVVTGFQQDALTMTAAMFAYSASTLAGALAMLPGGLGVTEAGMAGLLQVLGHGRITSAVAGASTMLIRLVTLWFAVLLGLVAFSAWRTLQRARKPEHAGPDAPAAY, encoded by the coding sequence GTGAGCGGCCCAAGTTCCTTATCGAGCTTAGTGCCCGGGCTCGGGCGCAAGCTGGTTGCTGCCTCGTTGCTCGGCGGCGCAGCCTTCGCCGCCCTCTCGATCTACAGCGACATTGAGGCCCTGCGCGGCCATCTGGCAAGCTACGCAATAGAACCGCTGCTGCTTGCCCTATCGTTCGTCCTCGGCAACTACGCGCTGCGCTTCGTGCGCTGGCAGTACTACCTTCGCATGCTTCGGATTCGGATTCCCGTCGGCGAAAGCTTGCTGGTCTTTGTATCTGGCTTCGTAATGAGCGTGACCCCGGCAAAAATCGGGGAGGTGTTCAAATCCCTGCTGCTGCACGAGTCCCGCGGCCTCGCCGTAGCGACGACAGCCCCCATCGTCTTCGCCGAGAGGCTCACCGACCTGCTGGCCCTAGCCATCCTGACATCACTTGGTTGTGTGGCGTTTCAGCATGGCTGGGCGGTCGCCGTGACCGCAATGCTCATGGTCGGTATTTTGGTTGTGAGCGTGGCCTATCGCCCGCTCGGTGAGGGCTTCATTCGTGTCGCTGGGCGTCTTCCGGGACTGCGTCGGCTGGCACCGAGACTCATGGAAGCGTACTCCGCGCTGCACACGATGACACGACCCATCGCCGTCCTCTGTGCTACTGCGTTGGCGTTCTCCGGCTGGGGGCTGGAGTGCGCGGCCATGTTCGTAGTGGTTACAGGGTTCCAACAGGATGCTCTGACCATGACCGCCGCCATGTTCGCCTACTCCGCATCGACCCTTGCCGGCGCGCTGGCGATGTTGCCCGGGGGGCTAGGCGTGACCGAAGCCGGGATGGCCGGACTGCTTCAAGTACTTGGGCACGGGCGCATCACGTCAGCGGTTGCTGGTGCCTCAACGATGCTCATCCGATTGGTGACACTCTGGTTCGCAGTGCTCCTTGGACTTGTGGCGTTCAGCGCCTGGCGGACCTTGCAGCGAGCCAGGAAACCCGAGCATGCCGGACCAGATGCCCCTGCGGCTTACTAG
- a CDS encoding phosphatase PAP2 family protein → MALQDWAVVAFHLFMWIRIMAAPDSPEAVMGRRLTLGLLCPTLLTLLVTRGQLLGAGTARALLYRVGMFAPMVGSYFTLRWYLPALQPHLLDAALLRIDEVLFGATPAVYMDSLVTSASVEWFAFFYYSHFYVLGLYLLPSLFFDSGRRMYELMIGAMLVIAIGHTIYTLVPGLGPYAEHRFDNELTGGFWWAQVQQAVAAAGAQLDIFPSLHTACPCFFSLHAIRYRHTPIYRYLWLPTSFIALNILIATMFLRWHYGIDVIAGVALALTAHRLSEAARRYELGGRRPADRQPVWEALWPTVKS, encoded by the coding sequence ATGGCCTTGCAGGATTGGGCGGTGGTCGCGTTCCATCTCTTCATGTGGATTCGCATCATGGCCGCCCCCGACAGCCCGGAGGCCGTTATGGGACGCAGGCTGACCCTGGGCTTGCTTTGTCCAACGCTGCTCACGTTGCTGGTTACGCGAGGCCAGCTGCTGGGCGCCGGCACAGCGCGCGCTCTGCTGTACCGGGTGGGCATGTTCGCGCCCATGGTTGGGTCCTATTTCACGCTCCGCTGGTACCTGCCAGCGCTGCAGCCCCACTTGCTCGACGCAGCGCTGCTCCGAATCGACGAGGTGCTCTTCGGCGCAACCCCCGCCGTATACATGGACTCACTCGTGACATCAGCCTCGGTCGAGTGGTTCGCGTTCTTCTACTATTCGCACTTCTATGTTCTCGGTCTGTACCTGCTACCCTCGCTGTTCTTTGACTCCGGCAGGCGCATGTACGAGCTCATGATTGGTGCGATGCTCGTGATCGCGATCGGCCACACGATCTATACCTTGGTGCCCGGGTTGGGGCCCTACGCAGAGCACCGCTTCGACAACGAGCTCACCGGAGGCTTCTGGTGGGCCCAGGTGCAGCAGGCGGTAGCCGCGGCCGGGGCGCAGCTCGACATCTTCCCGTCCTTGCACACAGCCTGCCCTTGTTTCTTTTCGTTGCACGCCATCCGCTACCGCCACACACCTATCTACCGTTACCTGTGGCTACCAACGTCGTTCATCGCACTCAACATACTGATCGCCACGATGTTTTTGCGCTGGCACTACGGAATCGATGTGATTGCCGGCGTCGCGCTAGCCCTGACAGCGCATCGGCTATCGGAAGCCGCGAGACGTTATGAGCTCGGTGGTCGTCGACCGGCTGACCGCCAGCCCGTGTGGGAAGCTCTTTGGCCCACGGTCAAGAGTTGA